Genomic DNA from Gemmatimonadota bacterium:
CCGTACCGTTACAAGACAGGGGCGGCCATTCACGGTCGTCCCTGTTTTTTTATAGCTCCCCGAGAAACGGTCTCCAGTTTTCATAGATCATGTTGTGGATGGCCTCTTCCGGAAAAACGGGCAGGGACGTATTCCGGACGACGTCGTTCACCTTCCACTGCCCCGCCATGACCTGCGCCGGCGTGGCGGAGGGAAAATCGGAACCGAAGATCAGCTTGTGCTCCACGCCGTACTCCAGGGCGGACATGAAGGCCATGTAATGCCGGAGCGGGCGGTAGTGCAGGGCCGATATGTCCGCGTAAAGATTCGGATGCTTCCGGATCAGGACCACGCATTCGTCTTCCCACGGATGTCCCATGTGGGCGATCATCATCCGAAGGTCCGGGCAGGCTACCGCGATGTCCTCCAGCTGGATCGGATTGGCCCACTTGAGCGGGCCCGGCCGCACGAAGGAAGTGCCCTGGTGCCAGATGACGGGGATGTCCAGCGCTTCCGCCTTCTTGAACAGGGGAAGATGCACCGGGTCCTGCGGATCGAAGTGCTGGTAGATCGGCGCGACCTTCAGTCCGCGCAGGCCGAGTTCGTCGACATTGTATTCGAGTTGCTCGACGGCGTCTTCGTCGTTCGGGTCGACCGAACACCAGCCGATGAACCGGTCCGCGTTTTCCGCCACGAATCCGGCAACGAGTTCCTGGGGCACGTCTACCCCGCAGTAGGGCGCTTTCAACCCGAACACCACCACCTTGTCGCAGTCCTCGGTCGCCTTCAGCAGCGTCTCGGGCGTGGAATCGAAGGCATTCTTGTACCGGTCCTCGTGCCCGGCGTAGTATACGTCCTCGGACAGCCGCATCTTGGCCTTCTTGGCCGCGTAGGCGAATTCCACAAATTCGTCGGACATATGGTCCGGGTACCACATCAGGTTGGTATGGATGTCGACTAGCATGGTTGGGTTTCCCCGGGGTTGGAGTGATAGTTGCCGTTGAATACGCACGCGAGGATCATGTCCGCGGCCTCTTCCAGGTCGAAACAGCGGGAATCGACGGGGATCCCGGCTTCGCCGACGGCGGTCAGCAGGTTGCACAGTCCGGGCCGTCCCGGCGACCACGAATCGGCGCCGTCCTCCATGGCGAACAGACGGTCCGGCGTGGTGTCCGCCGCGATACCGCCGTTCTCCATGACCAGGATCCGGTCCGCCAGGCGGGAGATCAGGTCCATGTCATGAGTGATCAGGAAAAGAGTCGCCCCCGTTTCGCTATAGCCTTCGAAAATCGTCTCAACCTGTCCGGCACTTTGTGGATCGAGACCGGAAGTGGGCTCGTCGAGCGCGAGTACGGCAGGTTCCATGACGAGGATTCCGGCGATCGCGGCCCGGCGTTTTTCTCCGCCGCTCAGCGACAGGGGATGCCGGTGGGAAAAGTGGGCCGGATCGAGGTCGACCCGCTGGAGCGCCCGGTTCACCATGCCGGGAATATCCGATGCAGCCGCGCCCATCTGCCGGAGGCCGAAGGCCACGTCGTCGAATACGGTTTCCTCGAACAGCTGGGCCTCGGGGAACTGGAAAACCAGCCCTACCTTCTGGCGCAGCTTCCGCAGGTCGGCCTCCGGGTAGGATACATCCACCCCCTCGACCCGAACCGTGCCCGAATCCGCTTTCAGCAGGCGGTTGAGGTGCTGAATCATCGTCGATTTACCGGAGCCGTTCGGCCCGGTCAGCGCGACGCACTCCCCCGGGAACACCCGCGTGGTCACATCGCGCAACGCCTGGATCTCCAGGGATGTACCGGGGGAATAGGTATGGCACACCCGGTCGAATTCGATGATGGGCGGTGTGCCCGCGGACCGGTCACGAGGCGGTCCGTCCGGCGTTGGGGAGGACGTCGCGGTGCGTGCCGGTGTTTCGGGGGATGTCGCGGTGCCCTCCGCGGGACGGCCTGCGGCCGGCGGCGTGTATTCCCCCGGTCCTCCGTCTGATGACGACACCGGTTCCGCGTCTATCGGTGACACCGGTTTCCGCTTTGCCGGCGACGCCAGTTTTCGCTCCGAGATCCACTGTACCAGGGACTCGGGATGGACGGTACGGGCGGGCACGGCAACGCCGCGGGCGCGCAGCGCATCCGCCAGCCGTTTGGCCAGCGGCGCCTCGAGTCCGTGCGCCGCGAGGCGTTCGGCATCCTGGTATACTTCTTCCGGAGATCCTGAAGCGACGACTTCCCCATCCGCCACCAGCGCGATGCGGTCCATTCGGGCGGCTTCCTCGGGAGACTGCGTGATGAACACCACGCTCAGCCGGTATTCATTCACCATGGCCATAAGGAGGTCGAGGATGTCCCGCCGGTCGCCGGGATCCAGGGAGGAGGTGGGCTCGTCGCAAATAAGATACCGGGGACGCATTGCCGCCACGGAAGCGATGGCCAGCCGTTGCTTTTCACCACCCGACAGCCTGTGGGGCGGGTTGTGGCGGTACTTTGCCAGGTGGAACCGGTCGAGGGCCCACGCGACGCGCTGGTGAATCTCCCGGGAAGGCAGGCCGAGGTTCTCGAGCCCGAAGGCCACTTCCCGCTCCACCGTGGTCGACGCCAGCTGGTTGTCCGGATTCTGAAAGATCATCCCGGCCAAGTGGTGGACTTTCCACTTGTTCGCGGGATCGGCCGTATCCAGGCCGTCCACCAGGATCCGGCCGGATTGGGGCACGATCAACCCGTTGAGACAGCGGGCGAGGGTGCTCTTGCCGGAGCCGTTGGGTCCGATCACGGCCACGCATTCGGACTCGGCGATCTCGAGGGACAGACCCCGCAGCGTGGGGACCTCGTTCCCCGACTGGAGGTGGTAGCTGAAGGTTACGTCCTCGGCGACGATCACGGCAGATGGTCCAGGTCCAGGCGGCCGGCGGCCTGGTGGACGGCCGCGTACACGTCGGCGAGCGGTATCCCGGCCTTTAGAGCGGCCTGGCGGCAGTCCTCGTACTCGGGGGTATAACGCCGGGAATCACCGTGCCGCGCGACCTTGATCCGGATGGCGCCATAGCAGGTTTCGACGGTTGTTTCGCATCGGGACAGCACGCTTCTGGAGACGGGGTAGCTTCTGAGGCCGATCGTGGTCGTTTCCTTGAAGATCACCTCGGACAGCCGGCCGGCCAGGGCGGTGGGCGCCAGTACGGTAAGCAGCACGCCCGGCCTGCTCTTTTTCATGATCACGGGCGTGAGAAAGGCGTCCAGCGCGCCGGCTTCGAGCAGCAGGTCCAGGACGTGGCCGTAGAACTGCGGATTCATGTCGTCAATCTGCGTCTCCAGGATCTGCACGGACTCTGTATCGACCGGTTGGGCGACTTCGCCCGTGCACAGCCTTACCATGTTTCCATCGCCGCGGCCGGCGTCGTTGCCCCCGTAGCCCACCGTCCGCAGCGTAAAGCCGGACCTGTTCATCGATCCCGCTGAAAGCGCGGTCAGTACGGCGCATCCCGGCAGGTCGACCGGAGCGCGGTCGACAGGATGTATGGCGGCGCCCCGCATCAGGGCGGCCAGCAGGGGTGGCGTGGAATCGATCCCGGGGGTGAAGGGCAGCGCCTCGTGGTAGAGGGCATCGATCCCGTGAAGGCGAAGGGCGTTGCACAGGACGAGGAGGCGCAGGGCCGCATGGCGGCCGCCCAGTTCCTCCTCTGTCGGTGCCTGGTTCCCGGACTCCCAAAGCTCGTTCACGTTTTTGTCGAGATGGCCGATCACCCTGCCGAGGAGCACGCCGGCCGGTGTGCCCGCTCCGCTGTCCGGTATGGCCCGGTAGGTTTCCGGAACGGAAGCTTCGACGCAGGACAGGGAGGCGTACGTCACCTGCGCCCGGTCGACCCGCTCCTCTGCGACGTTGATCTCGCATTCCACGCCGTGATGGCGTTTCAAGGCCGCTTCGAGTTCGCTTCGATCCGCTCCCGCGTCGATCATCGCACCGAGCAGCATGTCCGCGGTAAAGCCGGATAACTGGTCGAAATAACCCGCCACAGCCATGTTGGATCGCCGTTCCTATTCGTTTTTCCGGTTGATGAGGCCCGCCGCGTACCCGGCGTTGAACCCGCCGTCGATGTTCACCACCGTGATGCCCGAGGCACAGCTGTTCAGCATGGCCAGGAGTGCCGCCAGCCCGTTGAAACTGGCGCCGTACCCCACGCTGGTCGGCACGGCGATCACCGGCCTGGAAACCATCCCGCCGACCACGCTGGGCAGGGCGCCTTCCATGCCCGCCACGACGATGAGCACCGACGCGTTCATGATGGCTTCGCGATGGGAAAGGAGACGGTGGATGCCGGCCACGCCGACGTCGAAAAGGCGTTCCACCCGGTTGCCCAGGATCCGGGCGGTCACCGCGGCCTCCTCGGCCACCGGGATGTCGCTCGTGCCCGCCGAAACCACCAGGATCTCACCGATGCCCAGGTCCCGCCAGGCTTCCTGCACCACGATCGTCCGGGCTGTTTCGTGGTACTCCGCGGAAGGACACCGCGCCGTCACGGCTTCGTACATGGCCGGCGTCGCCCGGGTGGCGAGCAGGTCGCTGCCCGAGGCGACGATGCGCTCCGCGATCGCGGCTACCTGTTCCTCGGTCTTCCCCGTACAGAAGATCACCTCGGGGAACCCGCATCGCAGCGCCCTGTGGTGGTCCACCTGCGCGAATCCGAGGTCCTCGAAAGGCATGGATCGCAGCCGCGCGGAAGCCTCGTCCACCGGCAGTTCACCCGATCGGACCTGTTCGAGCAGTTGCCTGATCTGCGATTCGTTCACGGGCTATTCACCGTCCAGGACTTCGATGCGCGCGCCCGAGGCATGGCGCTCCTGCTGCAGACGGGCCGCCACCGCCTCCGCGTCGCGCATCACGCGCAGCACGTTGCGTCCGAGGATCTTCATGATGTCGTCGTCCGAGTATTCCCGCCGGACCAGTTCGGCCGTCAGCATGGGATAGGTAGAGACGTCCTCCAGTCCCACCGGTAAACTGGAAATGCCGTCGTAATCCCCGCCGATGCCGATATAATCGATGCCGATCACCTGCCTGATGTGGTCGATATGGTCGGCCACCTGGGCGAGGGTGGCGGGCGGCGTGGGATTGGCCTCGTTCCAGGCGGCAATGCCTTCCGCCACCGATTCATCCGTACTGCCCGGCACCGACGCGAGCCGCTCACGCTCTTCGTTGCGCTTCACGCCGTGCAGGCGGGTTTCTTCCGAGATGTACCCCGGTACGAAGGTGACCATGATCACGCCGTTGTTTTCGGCCAGGCGCAACAGGATGTCGTCGGGGACGTTGCGCACGTGGTTGCACATGGCAAAGGACGAGGAATGGCTGAAGACGACCGGGGCCTCTGTCACGTCCAATGCGTCGTGCATGGTCGCCGGGGAAACGTGGGACAGGTCCACCAGCATGCCCAGGCGGTTCATCTCCCGGACTACCTCTTTCCCGAATTCCGTCAGGCCGTCGACCGCCATGGTATCCGTCGCCGAATCGGCCCACGGTATGTTGCGGCTGTGCGTCAAGGTCATGTAACCGACGCCCAGCTTGTGAAACATGCGAAGCGCGCCGAGGGAGGAATCGATGGAATGCCCTCCTTCGATCCCCATCATGGACGCGATCCTGCCCGCCGCAAAGGCCGCTTCCACTTCGTCGGCCGTTCTGGCCAGCTGAAACGTGTCCGGATACCGCGCGATCATCTGGTACACGATGTCGATTTCTTCCATGGTGGCCCGCGTCGCCTCCTTGCCCTGCATGGACACGGGTACGTAGACCGACCAGAATTGGGCGCCCAGCATGCCCTCGCGCAGGCGGGGGATGTCGGTGTGGAAATCGGGCTGGGGTTCGTTGATGTCGATCGCCCAGACGTCCCGGTTCGCCTTCCTGCGAATCTGCCAGGGCAGGTCGTTGTGTCCGTCGATCAGCGGGACTTTCGCGTGCAGGGCCTTTGCGCGTTCGACAGGCTCTTCAGGCATTGGTTCTTCCGCCGGTGCGCATGCGGCGGACAGTACGACAAGCCACAGGCCGGTCAGCAACAGGACGAATGATTGCATGGTTCCTCCGGGATGGTACAAAGTCGCTGGTCGTTTCGGGTCCGCGCAGGATCGAACTTCCACCACGCAGGATGATTCGGTTCTTAAAACTGACCCGTTTCCGATGTAGTCGGTCTCCTCTAAAATTAACGATATTTCGATCAGGGCAAGGGATTATTGGATGCTCCAACCGCTGGTTTCCCGCTGTCTCCGCAGTTTGCGACGGTCCCTTCAGGCATGATACAAAAAGGCATCGAACCATCATCGAATTCTCATGTTGCCAATCAAACCGCGCCGGTTTACTTTTCACTGGTCTCATTCATCCGAATCCCCATCCGAAGGAGTTCGCATGGCCGGTTTCACCATTCTCTCGCCCGGAAACCCGGACAACCCCGGTCCCAATCAATATATACGGGACGAACTGAAAACCATTGGCGCCGAGCTCAGGATCCGGTCGTTCCGAACAATCGAAGAGATGCTCGAAGAAGCCCAGGACGTGGATGGATTCACCCAGGGCGGCCTGACCTTTACGAGGGAAGACGTGGAGCGACTGCCCGAACGCATACGCGTGGTCGGCGCGGGCGGGATCGGCGTGGATTTCATCGACGTGGAGGCGGCCACGGAACGGGGCATCATCGTCTACAACATCCAGGGCATCTTCGAACGGGAAGTCGCCCAGCACGCCATGATGCTGCTGCTCGCCTGTGCCCGCCGGCTGATGATCATCAACCGGTCCATGCTGGAGGGAACGCCCATCAGCCGCGGCACCATTCAGCCCATCTATGACCAGACCCTCGGCCTGGTTTCCTTCGGGAACATCGGCCGGGCCATGGCAAAGATCGCCGCGGGGTTCGATCTCCGCGTCATCGCCTGCGACCCCTTCGTCAACCAGGCCGATGCGGATCCCTTTGGCGTCACGATGGTGGACCAGGAGACGCTGTTCAGGGAATCGGATTTCGTTTCCTGCCACGTGCCCCTGGGGCCGGCGACCTATCACCTCATCGGGGAGCGGGATTTCCGGAACATGAAGCCGTCCGCCTACTTCATCAATACGGGACGCGGCAAGGTCGTGGACGAAAAGGCCCTGATCAGGGCGCTGCGGGAAGGGTGGCTGGCAGGCGCCGGGCTGGACGTACAGGAGCAGGAACCACCGGCCCCGGACAACCCGCTGCGCACGATGGAGCAGGTGGTCCTCACGCCCCATTACGCTTCCGCGTCGGTGCGGGGTGGCATCGAGCGTTTCAAAAAAGCCGGCAGGCAACTGGTCACCATTCTCAGTGGCCGCTGGCCCGAAGACGGCCTCGTAAACCCTGCCGTGAAGCCGCTCGCCGCCGAAAAATGGGGCATGCCCGCGGAGTGAACGGGGGCCGGGCTGGATTTCGCATGTTCTACGACACCGTGATCTTCGACGCGGCGGGTACGCTGGTCGGCCGGGATTCTCCCGATTTCTTCGAGGAGTTCTTCGTCGTCGCGGCCGGAGAGCTCGGAGCCGTCATCACGCTGGACCAGGTGAAGGCGGCGCTTTCAAAGGCCATGGAGGAACCCGGGTTCCGGAAGCGCGACGGCCGCATGAGCACGCCGGAACAGACGCGGCGGTACTTCCTGGATCTCTATGCCCACGTGTTCGATACGGCGGGTATCGAGGGCGACCTGCGGCCCGGGTTGCAGCAGTACTACGACCGGTTTCAGGACGGCAGGTACCTCGACGTGTACGGCGACGTCCGGCCCGCGCTGGAAGCGTTGCAGGCCGGCGGGGTGCGCCTCGGCGTGTTGTCGAACTGGTCGGAACATCTCGCCCTGGTCC
This window encodes:
- a CDS encoding amidohydrolase family protein, which encodes MLVDIHTNLMWYPDHMSDEFVEFAYAAKKAKMRLSEDVYYAGHEDRYKNAFDSTPETLLKATEDCDKVVVFGLKAPYCGVDVPQELVAGFVAENADRFIGWCSVDPNDEDAVEQLEYNVDELGLRGLKVAPIYQHFDPQDPVHLPLFKKAEALDIPVIWHQGTSFVRPGPLKWANPIQLEDIAVACPDLRMMIAHMGHPWEDECVVLIRKHPNLYADISALHYRPLRHYMAFMSALEYGVEHKLIFGSDFPSATPAQVMAGQWKVNDVVRNTSLPVFPEEAIHNMIYENWRPFLGEL
- a CDS encoding energy-coupling factor transporter ATPase, coding for MIVAEDVTFSYHLQSGNEVPTLRGLSLEIAESECVAVIGPNGSGKSTLARCLNGLIVPQSGRILVDGLDTADPANKWKVHHLAGMIFQNPDNQLASTTVEREVAFGLENLGLPSREIHQRVAWALDRFHLAKYRHNPPHRLSGGEKQRLAIASVAAMRPRYLICDEPTSSLDPGDRRDILDLLMAMVNEYRLSVVFITQSPEEAARMDRIALVADGEVVASGSPEEVYQDAERLAAHGLEAPLAKRLADALRARGVAVPARTVHPESLVQWISERKLASPAKRKPVSPIDAEPVSSSDGGPGEYTPPAAGRPAEGTATSPETPARTATSSPTPDGPPRDRSAGTPPIIEFDRVCHTYSPGTSLEIQALRDVTTRVFPGECVALTGPNGSGKSTMIQHLNRLLKADSGTVRVEGVDVSYPEADLRKLRQKVGLVFQFPEAQLFEETVFDDVAFGLRQMGAAASDIPGMVNRALQRVDLDPAHFSHRHPLSLSGGEKRRAAIAGILVMEPAVLALDEPTSGLDPQSAGQVETIFEGYSETGATLFLITHDMDLISRLADRILVMENGGIAADTTPDRLFAMEDGADSWSPGRPGLCNLLTAVGEAGIPVDSRCFDLEEAADMILACVFNGNYHSNPGETQPC
- a CDS encoding LarC family nickel insertion protein; its protein translation is MAVAGYFDQLSGFTADMLLGAMIDAGADRSELEAALKRHHGVECEINVAEERVDRAQVTYASLSCVEASVPETYRAIPDSGAGTPAGVLLGRVIGHLDKNVNELWESGNQAPTEEELGGRHAALRLLVLCNALRLHGIDALYHEALPFTPGIDSTPPLLAALMRGAAIHPVDRAPVDLPGCAVLTALSAGSMNRSGFTLRTVGYGGNDAGRGDGNMVRLCTGEVAQPVDTESVQILETQIDDMNPQFYGHVLDLLLEAGALDAFLTPVIMKKSRPGVLLTVLAPTALAGRLSEVIFKETTTIGLRSYPVSRSVLSRCETTVETCYGAIRIKVARHGDSRRYTPEYEDCRQAALKAGIPLADVYAAVHQAAGRLDLDHLP
- the larB gene encoding nickel pincer cofactor biosynthesis protein LarB, encoding MNESQIRQLLEQVRSGELPVDEASARLRSMPFEDLGFAQVDHHRALRCGFPEVIFCTGKTEEQVAAIAERIVASGSDLLATRATPAMYEAVTARCPSAEYHETARTIVVQEAWRDLGIGEILVVSAGTSDIPVAEEAAVTARILGNRVERLFDVGVAGIHRLLSHREAIMNASVLIVVAGMEGALPSVVGGMVSRPVIAVPTSVGYGASFNGLAALLAMLNSCASGITVVNIDGGFNAGYAAGLINRKNE
- a CDS encoding dipeptidase → MPEEPVERAKALHAKVPLIDGHNDLPWQIRRKANRDVWAIDINEPQPDFHTDIPRLREGMLGAQFWSVYVPVSMQGKEATRATMEEIDIVYQMIARYPDTFQLARTADEVEAAFAAGRIASMMGIEGGHSIDSSLGALRMFHKLGVGYMTLTHSRNIPWADSATDTMAVDGLTEFGKEVVREMNRLGMLVDLSHVSPATMHDALDVTEAPVVFSHSSSFAMCNHVRNVPDDILLRLAENNGVIMVTFVPGYISEETRLHGVKRNEERERLASVPGSTDESVAEGIAAWNEANPTPPATLAQVADHIDHIRQVIGIDYIGIGGDYDGISSLPVGLEDVSTYPMLTAELVRREYSDDDIMKILGRNVLRVMRDAEAVAARLQQERHASGARIEVLDGE
- a CDS encoding C-terminal binding protein, which encodes MAGFTILSPGNPDNPGPNQYIRDELKTIGAELRIRSFRTIEEMLEEAQDVDGFTQGGLTFTREDVERLPERIRVVGAGGIGVDFIDVEAATERGIIVYNIQGIFEREVAQHAMMLLLACARRLMIINRSMLEGTPISRGTIQPIYDQTLGLVSFGNIGRAMAKIAAGFDLRVIACDPFVNQADADPFGVTMVDQETLFRESDFVSCHVPLGPATYHLIGERDFRNMKPSAYFINTGRGKVVDEKALIRALREGWLAGAGLDVQEQEPPAPDNPLRTMEQVVLTPHYASASVRGGIERFKKAGRQLVTILSGRWPEDGLVNPAVKPLAAEKWGMPAE
- a CDS encoding HAD-IA family hydrolase codes for the protein MFYDTVIFDAAGTLVGRDSPDFFEEFFVVAAGELGAVITLDQVKAALSKAMEEPGFRKRDGRMSTPEQTRRYFLDLYAHVFDTAGIEGDLRPGLQQYYDRFQDGRYLDVYGDVRPALEALQAGGVRLGVLSNWSEHLALVLERHGLDRYFSFLVVSAEAGCEKPDEQIFRMAIDRAGTPIDRILYIGDYPEEDILPAERVGLDALLIDRYEKYGRYRLPSIRKLTDVPGLIGIS